In Morganella morganii, the following are encoded in one genomic region:
- a CDS encoding inositol monophosphatase family protein: MNTHHPDIAFFHQLANRAAQETLPRFLPGHTLSVDTKIKEGVSFDPVTDADRQAEIALREMISAAYPQHSILGEEFGLTGEGDYQWILDPVDGTRPFMLGLPVWGTLVGLTCRGTPVMGMMSQPYTGERFWADGERSWHSSPHGTYVMKTRKNITLANAILHTNSPEPMPRFPEIRLADLMEKVLMTRFGGECYAMAMVAAGKIDLCFDYALQPYDIAAFIPIIEQAGGCVTTLDGGPAIQGGAVLASGCPRLHQQVLTILNKNI; the protein is encoded by the coding sequence GTGAACACACATCATCCGGATATCGCATTTTTTCATCAGTTAGCCAACCGCGCAGCACAAGAGACGTTACCGCGTTTTTTACCCGGGCATACACTGTCCGTCGATACCAAAATCAAAGAAGGTGTCAGTTTTGATCCGGTGACGGATGCAGACCGGCAGGCTGAAATCGCGCTGCGGGAAATGATCAGCGCAGCATATCCGCAGCACAGTATTCTGGGTGAGGAGTTCGGTCTGACCGGCGAAGGGGACTATCAGTGGATCCTTGATCCGGTGGACGGTACCCGCCCGTTTATGCTCGGGTTGCCGGTCTGGGGAACACTGGTCGGATTAACATGTCGCGGAACGCCTGTAATGGGAATGATGAGCCAGCCGTACACCGGCGAGCGTTTCTGGGCGGATGGTGAACGCAGCTGGCACAGCAGCCCGCACGGGACATATGTGATGAAAACCCGCAAAAACATCACCCTGGCCAATGCCATTCTGCATACCAATTCACCGGAGCCGATGCCCCGTTTCCCGGAAATCCGGCTGGCCGATCTGATGGAAAAGGTCTTAATGACCCGTTTCGGCGGCGAGTGCTATGCCATGGCGATGGTAGCGGCAGGCAAAATCGATCTGTGCTTTGATTACGCCCTTCAGCCATATGATATCGCTGCATTTATCCCGATCATTGAGCAGGCCGGTGGTTGCGTGACAACCCTTGACGGCGGACCCGCCATACAGGGCGGTGCTGTTCTCGCCAGTGGTTGTCCGCGTCTCCATCAGCAGGTGCTGACTATTCTGAACAAAAATATTTAA
- a CDS encoding DeoR/GlpR family DNA-binding transcription regulator, which translates to MLDYAAFPEQRQALIRQLLHSDGRVQCSTLVEQLGVSEHTIRRDLQVLADEGLCKRVYGGAVSVLGDVADFQQRIGQNSAEKEKIALGCAGLIRNHSTVFLDGGSQNLLLAQHMPKDFSLTVITHSPLIAAVLSDYPHFELIVLGGKLHRASGTCIGAQALEQLSYLNIDLCFPGGCALDADSGLTVTGFEEAAFKRALIRQSSLTVAGVTGDKLGRIAPYRVAACEELDHVVLTQKAPQSARDLLTARGLSLIMV; encoded by the coding sequence ATGCTCGATTATGCAGCTTTTCCGGAACAACGGCAAGCCCTGATCCGACAGTTATTACACAGTGACGGCCGGGTACAGTGCAGCACACTGGTTGAACAGCTTGGTGTATCAGAGCACACCATCCGCCGTGATTTGCAGGTTCTGGCGGATGAAGGGCTCTGTAAACGGGTGTATGGCGGTGCGGTCAGTGTACTGGGTGATGTGGCGGATTTTCAGCAGCGGATCGGGCAGAACAGTGCAGAAAAAGAAAAAATTGCGCTCGGTTGTGCAGGATTGATCCGTAATCACAGCACAGTTTTTCTGGACGGCGGCAGTCAGAACCTGTTGCTGGCACAGCATATGCCGAAAGATTTTTCTCTGACCGTGATAACACACAGTCCGCTTATTGCAGCCGTACTGAGTGACTACCCGCATTTTGAGCTGATTGTGCTGGGCGGAAAGCTGCACCGTGCATCCGGAACCTGCATCGGGGCGCAGGCACTGGAACAGCTGTCTTATCTGAATATTGACCTCTGTTTTCCCGGCGGATGCGCACTGGATGCGGACAGTGGTCTGACGGTTACCGGGTTTGAGGAAGCCGCTTTCAAGCGGGCTCTGATAAGACAGAGCAGTCTGACCGTGGCCGGTGTGACCGGTGATAAACTTGGCCGTATTGCACCTTATCGTGTGGCGGCATGTGAGGAACTGGATCACGTTGTGCTTACTCAGAAGGCTCCGCAATCTGCCCGTGACCTGCTGACAGCCCGGGGTTTATCCCTCATTATGGTGTAA
- the purC gene encoding phosphoribosylaminoimidazolesuccinocarboxamide synthase, whose amino-acid sequence MQKHAELYRGKAKTVYTTDNPDLLILEFRNDTSALDGERIEQFDRKGMVNNKFNHFIMGKLEAAGIPTQMERLLSDTEILVKKLDMVPVECVIRNRAAGSLVKRLGVEEGMVLNPPIFDLFLKNDAKHDPMINESYCETFGWVSRENLAEMKRLSYIANDVLSRLFDEAGLILVDFKLEFGLYKGQVVLGDEFSPDGSRLWDKETLDKMDKDRFRQSLGGLIEAYEEVARRLGVKLD is encoded by the coding sequence ATGCAAAAACATGCTGAACTGTATCGTGGGAAAGCCAAAACGGTCTACACCACGGATAATCCCGATCTGCTGATTCTGGAATTTCGTAATGATACATCAGCACTGGATGGTGAGCGCATCGAGCAGTTTGACCGCAAGGGCATGGTCAATAATAAATTCAACCACTTTATCATGGGCAAACTGGAAGCTGCCGGTATCCCGACTCAGATGGAACGTCTGTTATCCGATACCGAAATTCTGGTGAAAAAGCTGGATATGGTGCCGGTGGAATGTGTCATCCGTAACCGCGCTGCCGGTTCGCTGGTAAAACGCCTGGGTGTGGAAGAGGGGATGGTGCTGAATCCGCCAATCTTCGATCTGTTCCTGAAGAATGACGCCAAACATGACCCGATGATCAATGAATCCTACTGCGAAACCTTCGGCTGGGTCAGCCGGGAAAATCTCGCAGAAATGAAACGTCTGAGCTATATCGCCAATGACGTGTTATCCCGTCTGTTTGATGAAGCGGGTCTGATCCTGGTGGATTTCAAACTGGAATTCGGTCTGTATAAAGGTCAGGTAGTGCTCGGCGATGAATTTTCACCGGACGGCAGCCGTCTGTGGGATAAAGAAACTCTGGATAAAATGGATAAAGACCGTTTCCGTCAGAGCCTCGGCGGCCTGATTGAAGCCTATGAGGAAGTGGCACGCCGTCTGGGTGTGAAACTGGATTAA
- a CDS encoding MFS transporter yields the protein MSDVIAVTPPAAPAGREQMATRALFFVAGFASAAWAALVPFAKLNTGVNDGVLGLLLLCLGGGALVAMPLTGVLTTRFGCRRVMTVSVILLSAALPLLAVINHTGLLALTLIIFGMGIGITDCAMNIQAIIVEKAAPKPMMSGFHGFYSVGGIAGAGAMSGFMLAGMDALQAAGAVTVICLLLLALSYKGMLDYAWPSEGPAFAVPRGAVLLIGIICFATFLAEGSVLDWSAVFLTEYRHVPESMGGLGFACFAVLMSLGRLTGDKIVAVLGRPQVVLWGALLAAGGLLLSVLSDNWLLALTGYGLIGLGCANVVPVMFSAIGRQTSMPQAVAVPAVTTLGYLGILAGPASVGLIAYRFTLPAALLAVVALLLLVALLSRKVRM from the coding sequence ATGAGTGATGTAATTGCAGTAACACCGCCCGCCGCACCGGCGGGACGGGAACAGATGGCCACCCGCGCGCTCTTTTTTGTCGCCGGTTTTGCCTCCGCGGCCTGGGCAGCACTGGTGCCGTTTGCCAAACTGAACACCGGCGTGAATGACGGTGTTCTCGGGTTATTACTGCTCTGTCTCGGCGGTGGTGCGCTGGTCGCCATGCCGCTGACCGGCGTGCTGACCACCCGTTTCGGCTGCCGCAGGGTGATGACCGTTTCCGTTATCCTGCTTAGTGCAGCCCTGCCGCTGCTGGCGGTCATTAATCACACCGGGTTACTGGCTCTGACGCTGATTATTTTCGGTATGGGGATCGGCATTACCGACTGTGCCATGAATATTCAGGCCATTATTGTTGAGAAAGCGGCACCAAAACCAATGATGTCCGGCTTTCACGGGTTCTACAGTGTCGGCGGCATTGCCGGTGCGGGTGCCATGAGCGGCTTTATGCTGGCCGGGATGGACGCATTACAGGCGGCCGGTGCCGTAACAGTGATTTGCCTCCTGCTGCTGGCTCTCAGTTATAAAGGCATGCTGGATTACGCCTGGCCGTCAGAAGGCCCTGCATTTGCTGTGCCGCGCGGTGCGGTATTACTGATAGGGATTATCTGCTTCGCCACCTTTCTGGCCGAAGGCAGTGTGCTGGACTGGAGTGCGGTTTTCCTGACAGAGTATCGTCATGTGCCGGAAAGCATGGGCGGGTTGGGTTTTGCCTGCTTCGCGGTGCTGATGTCCCTCGGGCGGCTGACCGGCGACAAAATTGTTGCGGTACTCGGACGGCCGCAGGTGGTGCTGTGGGGCGCCCTGCTGGCTGCCGGTGGTCTTCTGCTGAGTGTGCTGAGTGACAACTGGCTTCTGGCGCTCACCGGTTACGGGCTGATCGGCCTGGGATGTGCCAACGTGGTACCGGTAATGTTTTCCGCTATCGGCCGCCAGACCAGTATGCCGCAGGCCGTTGCCGTCCCGGCGGTAACCACTCTGGGTTATCTCGGTATTCTGGCAGGACCGGCGTCTGTCGGGCTGATTGCTTACCGCTTCACCCTGCCCGCCGCGCTGCTGGCCGTGGTTGCGCTGCTGTTGCTGGTCGCGCTGCTGTCGCGCAAAGTCCGGATGTAA